In Pleuronectes platessa chromosome 5, fPlePla1.1, whole genome shotgun sequence, a single genomic region encodes these proteins:
- the znf296 gene encoding zinc finger protein 296 isoform X1 — protein MSRRKLGSRPQHLSVFQDATVMADGTGIPEDPTPPPPPPPPPPQVQAPSEGRDLLTCGKCSQAFPLAHILAFIQHKQGGCGFRSQATNATTTPPSPANRTQQRVTNAKLGQGFIELRRGAAGDQVWGEEPGVKAEPSKAVPEEPSYFTCQQCDGVFPSAWALLQHAQHTHFLSIYQEDMEDAMDMSGGEGFKEHKPAAATLDPRHLSQALASAFQPSALRLGRSRQTHTSSSSNLQALNFSVRLRELAEGNNSTTGSSPEGLMLSPSSSPPAASPFPRAGILQADLQCELCNQNFQSLHALSTHRRTHACARPYHCGVCGQAFSQSGQLARHIRSNHRDAGGSGYESVDTAILEEEIGRQGMRGRFQTQPAGNMGKDVRAQGPSELDLTMPKHPSMASGLMLLTSQVRPPDRELLRLYQRPREAGEVGEEEAEGQGEPQHTSPCASPSEGSLESGETGGSGESGIASGNCTPKRPEMGDRVRGAGEWENERVEIIEQETEWSSAKVSEAVQEWQRENERRSVVGGVGVAVNSINTTAGSASKKKKDEACEYCGKHFRNSSNLTVHRRSHTGERPYRCGLCNYACAQSSKLTRHMKTHGAQGAKASFLCQLCSVPFTVYATLEKHLKKVHGLSHGSVGAYAQASAAETLAAIKAEEEAVGVKVEEDEASLDQIEMESKAEVNMELEEGQIQAEYTESGSPAIVSTLPPEGSAAVSSAV, from the exons ATGTCCAGACGCAAACTTGGAAGCAGACCGCAGCACCTGAGTGTGTTTCAAG ATGCCACTGTTATGGCGGATGGCACCGGCATACCAGAAgaccctactcctcctcctcctccccctcctcctcctccacaggtcCAGGCCCCCAGTGAGGGCCGCGACCTCCTGACCTGCGGCAAGTGCAGCCAGGCCTTCCCCCTGGCCCACATCCTGGCATTCATCCAGCATAagcagggcggctgtggcttcCGAAGCCAAGCCACGAACGCCACCACCACGCCCCCCTCACCTGCCAACCGAACACAGCAGCGTGTCACCAACGCCAAGCTGGGGCAGGGCTTCATCGAGCTGAGGCGAGGGGCGGCCGGGGACCAAGTCTGGGGGGAGGAGCCTGGCGTGAAGGCGGAACCCAGCAAAGCAG tGCCTGAGGAGCCGTCCTACTTCACCTGCCAGCAGTGTGATGGTGTGTTTCCGTCTGCCTGGGCGCTCCTACAGCAcgctcagcacacacacttcctcagcATCTACCAGGAGGACATGGAAGACGCCATGGATATGAGCGGTGGAGAAGGTTTCAAAGAGCACAAACCAGCTGCAGCCACTCTGGACCCACGTCACCTGAGCCAAGCTCTTGCGTCAGCCTTTCAGCCTTCCGCCCTGCGCCTCGGTCGCTCCCGtcagacacacacctcctcctccagtaaCCTGCAGGCTCTGAACTTTTCAGTGCGGCTCAGGGAGCTCGCCGAAGGGAATAACAGCACCACTGGCAGCTCACCCGAAGGGCTGATGctgtctccatcctcctctccaccagCAGCGTCTCCCTTTCCTCGGGCTGGCATCCTCCAGGCAGACCTCCAATGTGAGCTATGTAACCAGAACTTCCAGTCGCTGCACGCCCTGTCCACCCACCGCCGGACACACGCCTGCGCAAGGCCCTATCACTGTGGAGTGTGCGGGCAGGCCTTCTCCCAGAGCGGCCAGCTGGCCCGTCATATAAGGAGCAATCACAGAGATGCTGGAGGAAGTGGATATGAGTCGGTGGACACGGCCATATTAGAGGAGGAGATAGGAAGACAGGGGATGAGAGGGAGGTTTCAAACACAACCAGCTGGAAACATGGGAAAGGATGTGAGGGCCCAGGGCCCCTCTGAGCTGGACCTGACCATGCCCAAACACCCCTCCATGGCTTCAGGCCTGATGCTGCTGACATCACAGGTTAGACCGCCAGACAGGGAGCTGCTGCGGCTGTACCAGCGCCCGAGAGAGGCAGGAGAGgtaggggaggaggaggcagaaggCCAGGGGGAGCCCCAGCACACCTCGCCATGCGCCAGCCCCTCTGAAGGCTCACTGGAGAGCGGAGAGACGGGGGGCAGCGGGGAGAGCGGCATCGCCAGTGGCAACTGCACGCCCAAACGCCCGGAGATGGGCGACAGAGTGCGAGGCGCTGGAGAGTGGGAGAATGAAAGAGTTGAGATCATTGAGCAGGAGACGGAATGGAGCTCAGCCAAAGTCAGCGAGGCAGTGCAGGAGTGGCAGCGGGAGAACGAGCGCAGGAGCGTAGTGGGAGGTGTTGGCGTCGCTGTGAACAGCATCAACACAACGGCTGGTTCAGCCagtaagaaaaagaaagacgagGCCTGCGAGTACTGCGGAAAACATTTCAGGAACAGCAGCAACCTGACCGTGCACCGCCGCAGCCACACGGGTGAGCGGCCGTACCGCTGCGGCCTCTGCAACTACGCCTGCGCCCAGAGCTCAAAGTTAACGCGCCACATGAAGACCCACGGCGCCCAGGGGGCTAAAGCTTCCTTCTTGTGCCAGCTGTGCAGCGTGCCCTTCACCGTCTACGCCACTCTTGAGAAACACTTGAAGAAAGTGCACGGCCTGAGTCACGGCAGCGTCGGAGCGTACGCGCAGGCCAGCGCTGCCGAAACTTTGGCTGCGATAAaagctgaagaagaagcagtgggggtgaaagtggaggaggatgaagccAGTTTGGATCAGATAGAAATGGAGAGCAAAGCGGAGGTGAacatggagctggaggagggccAGATCCAAGCAGAATATACGGAGAGCGGGAGTCCGGCCATagtgagcacactcccacctgAGGGCAGTGCAGCAGTGAGCTCGGCTGTGTGA
- the znf296 gene encoding zinc finger protein 296 isoform X2, with product MADGTGIPEDPTPPPPPPPPPPQVQAPSEGRDLLTCGKCSQAFPLAHILAFIQHKQGGCGFRSQATNATTTPPSPANRTQQRVTNAKLGQGFIELRRGAAGDQVWGEEPGVKAEPSKAVPEEPSYFTCQQCDGVFPSAWALLQHAQHTHFLSIYQEDMEDAMDMSGGEGFKEHKPAAATLDPRHLSQALASAFQPSALRLGRSRQTHTSSSSNLQALNFSVRLRELAEGNNSTTGSSPEGLMLSPSSSPPAASPFPRAGILQADLQCELCNQNFQSLHALSTHRRTHACARPYHCGVCGQAFSQSGQLARHIRSNHRDAGGSGYESVDTAILEEEIGRQGMRGRFQTQPAGNMGKDVRAQGPSELDLTMPKHPSMASGLMLLTSQVRPPDRELLRLYQRPREAGEVGEEEAEGQGEPQHTSPCASPSEGSLESGETGGSGESGIASGNCTPKRPEMGDRVRGAGEWENERVEIIEQETEWSSAKVSEAVQEWQRENERRSVVGGVGVAVNSINTTAGSASKKKKDEACEYCGKHFRNSSNLTVHRRSHTGERPYRCGLCNYACAQSSKLTRHMKTHGAQGAKASFLCQLCSVPFTVYATLEKHLKKVHGLSHGSVGAYAQASAAETLAAIKAEEEAVGVKVEEDEASLDQIEMESKAEVNMELEEGQIQAEYTESGSPAIVSTLPPEGSAAVSSAV from the exons ATGGCGGATGGCACCGGCATACCAGAAgaccctactcctcctcctcctccccctcctcctcctccacaggtcCAGGCCCCCAGTGAGGGCCGCGACCTCCTGACCTGCGGCAAGTGCAGCCAGGCCTTCCCCCTGGCCCACATCCTGGCATTCATCCAGCATAagcagggcggctgtggcttcCGAAGCCAAGCCACGAACGCCACCACCACGCCCCCCTCACCTGCCAACCGAACACAGCAGCGTGTCACCAACGCCAAGCTGGGGCAGGGCTTCATCGAGCTGAGGCGAGGGGCGGCCGGGGACCAAGTCTGGGGGGAGGAGCCTGGCGTGAAGGCGGAACCCAGCAAAGCAG tGCCTGAGGAGCCGTCCTACTTCACCTGCCAGCAGTGTGATGGTGTGTTTCCGTCTGCCTGGGCGCTCCTACAGCAcgctcagcacacacacttcctcagcATCTACCAGGAGGACATGGAAGACGCCATGGATATGAGCGGTGGAGAAGGTTTCAAAGAGCACAAACCAGCTGCAGCCACTCTGGACCCACGTCACCTGAGCCAAGCTCTTGCGTCAGCCTTTCAGCCTTCCGCCCTGCGCCTCGGTCGCTCCCGtcagacacacacctcctcctccagtaaCCTGCAGGCTCTGAACTTTTCAGTGCGGCTCAGGGAGCTCGCCGAAGGGAATAACAGCACCACTGGCAGCTCACCCGAAGGGCTGATGctgtctccatcctcctctccaccagCAGCGTCTCCCTTTCCTCGGGCTGGCATCCTCCAGGCAGACCTCCAATGTGAGCTATGTAACCAGAACTTCCAGTCGCTGCACGCCCTGTCCACCCACCGCCGGACACACGCCTGCGCAAGGCCCTATCACTGTGGAGTGTGCGGGCAGGCCTTCTCCCAGAGCGGCCAGCTGGCCCGTCATATAAGGAGCAATCACAGAGATGCTGGAGGAAGTGGATATGAGTCGGTGGACACGGCCATATTAGAGGAGGAGATAGGAAGACAGGGGATGAGAGGGAGGTTTCAAACACAACCAGCTGGAAACATGGGAAAGGATGTGAGGGCCCAGGGCCCCTCTGAGCTGGACCTGACCATGCCCAAACACCCCTCCATGGCTTCAGGCCTGATGCTGCTGACATCACAGGTTAGACCGCCAGACAGGGAGCTGCTGCGGCTGTACCAGCGCCCGAGAGAGGCAGGAGAGgtaggggaggaggaggcagaaggCCAGGGGGAGCCCCAGCACACCTCGCCATGCGCCAGCCCCTCTGAAGGCTCACTGGAGAGCGGAGAGACGGGGGGCAGCGGGGAGAGCGGCATCGCCAGTGGCAACTGCACGCCCAAACGCCCGGAGATGGGCGACAGAGTGCGAGGCGCTGGAGAGTGGGAGAATGAAAGAGTTGAGATCATTGAGCAGGAGACGGAATGGAGCTCAGCCAAAGTCAGCGAGGCAGTGCAGGAGTGGCAGCGGGAGAACGAGCGCAGGAGCGTAGTGGGAGGTGTTGGCGTCGCTGTGAACAGCATCAACACAACGGCTGGTTCAGCCagtaagaaaaagaaagacgagGCCTGCGAGTACTGCGGAAAACATTTCAGGAACAGCAGCAACCTGACCGTGCACCGCCGCAGCCACACGGGTGAGCGGCCGTACCGCTGCGGCCTCTGCAACTACGCCTGCGCCCAGAGCTCAAAGTTAACGCGCCACATGAAGACCCACGGCGCCCAGGGGGCTAAAGCTTCCTTCTTGTGCCAGCTGTGCAGCGTGCCCTTCACCGTCTACGCCACTCTTGAGAAACACTTGAAGAAAGTGCACGGCCTGAGTCACGGCAGCGTCGGAGCGTACGCGCAGGCCAGCGCTGCCGAAACTTTGGCTGCGATAAaagctgaagaagaagcagtgggggtgaaagtggaggaggatgaagccAGTTTGGATCAGATAGAAATGGAGAGCAAAGCGGAGGTGAacatggagctggaggagggccAGATCCAAGCAGAATATACGGAGAGCGGGAGTCCGGCCATagtgagcacactcccacctgAGGGCAGTGCAGCAGTGAGCTCGGCTGTGTGA
- the clasrp gene encoding CLK4-associating serine/arginine rich protein has protein sequence MWQEARKHERKLRGMMVDYKRRGERRREYYEKIKKDPAQFLQVHGRAYKIHLDPAVALAAESPINMMPWLGDANNMIDRFDVRAHLDYIPTYTPPLLSTSTPEQETEERKCNYERYRGLVQNDFATISEEQCLYQIYLDELYGGLQKPNEDEKKKLAEKKATIGYTYEDSTVAEPDPQSDKDEENSENSESEEDEGIPDIDVEVDVDELNQEQELDLNKMATPYGMAEGDFVRMLRKDKEEVEAIKHAKALEAEKAMYSGRRSRRQRREFREKRLKGRQISPPSYARRDSPTYDPYKRPESESSSASRSRSKSPGPEKITFITSFGGSDEEAAAAAAAAQTPAPHSGHPPSTLQNPAGHSRGSRRRRSSSSRSPSSSSRSSSRSSSRSSFRSRRARRGRGARDGRRSRSHSRSRRRSRSHSRSRGGNGGAASWRRRDRTRSRSNDRERERERDKERDKERDKERDRDRRRYPARRRTRSRSSSRQGGSSRRGSRNSGEHRRVDSGSRSPSQSPGDNSPSPDHRGAQPSTTFIADKLRKPDTASGKETGAAKPKMTPQERLKLKMQKALTRQSKADKRAAQVKVQQQENKRQEREGELRAMARKIRMKERERREKERDEWERQYGRQSHSPSPSPSKYGREHNSHRRRSRSRSRSPPYRY, from the exons ATGTGGCAAGAGGCCCGCAAACACGAGCGCAAGCTCCGTGGTATGATGGTGGACTACAAACGCCGAGGAGAGCGCCGACGAGAATACTACGAGAAGATC AAAAAAGATCCTGCTCAGTTTCTCCAGGTCCATGGTCGAGCCTACAAGATCCATCTGGATCCTGCTGTGGCATTGGCTGCTGAGAGCCCCATCAACAT GATGCCATGGCTGGGAGACGCCAACAATATGATTGACAGGTTTGATGTAAGAGCTCATCTGGACTACATCCCCACCTACACACCTCCTCTGCTCAGCACTTC CACCCCAGAGCAGGAgactgaggagaggaagtgTAACTATGAGCGCTACAGAGGCCTCGTGCAGAACGACTTCGCAACCA TCTCTGAGGAGCAATGTTTATATCAGATCTACTTGGATGAACTCTACGGTGGTCTGCAGAAACCAAATgaggacgagaagaagaa gcTGGCAGAGAAAAAGGCCACCATCGGATACACGTATGAAGACAGCACTGTGGCCGAGCCGGACCCCCAATCAGACAAAGATGAAGAGAACTCCGAGAACAGTGAATCAGAAGAGGATGAGGGAATCCCAGATATTG ATGTGGAGGTTGATGTTGATGAGCTGAACCAGGAGCAGGAGTTGGACCTGAACAAGATGGCGACACCATATGGAATGGCTGAAGGAGACTTTGTCAG GATGTTGAGGAAagacaaggaggaagtggaggccaTCAAACACGCCAAGGCTCTGGAGGCTGAGAAGGCCATGTACTCT GGCCGCCGCTCTCGCAGACAAAGGAGAGAGTTCAGAGAGAAGAGGCTTAAAGGTCGACAGATCAGTCCACCGAG CTACGCCAGGAGAGACAGCCCAACATATGATCCCTATAAACG acCAGAGTCAGAATCCAGCTCTGCGTCGCGGTCACGTTCCAAGTCTCCTGGCCCAGAGAAGATCACCTTTATCACCAGCTTTGGAGGCAGCGACgaggaagctgcagcagcagcagcagcagctcaaacaCCCGCTCCTCACTCTGgccaccccccctccaccttGCAGAACCCCGCAGGTCATAGCAGGGGCTCCCG GAGACGAAGGTCATCCTCCAGtcgctccccctcctcctcctcccgctcctcATCTCGGTCTTCCTCGCGTTCATCTTTCCGTTCGCGCCGAGCCCGACGAGGTCGCGGGGCGAGGGACGGGCGTCGCTCCAGAAGCCACTCGCGATCAAGACGGCGTTCCAGATCTCACTCCAGAAGTAGAGGGGGAAATGGAGGAGCCGCATCCTGGAGGAGACGTGACCGGACAAGATCAAGGTCTAACgaccgagagagagaaagggagagagacaaggagagagacaaggagagagacaaggagagagacagggataGGAGACGATACCCAGCACGCAGGCGAACAAG GTCCCGTTCCAGCTCACGGCAGGGGGGCAGTTCTCGGCGAGGTAGCCGGAACAGTGGAGAACACCGGAGGGTAGACAGTGGCAGCCGCAGCCCCTCCCAGTCCCCTGGCGACAACAGTCCCTCCCCTGATCACAGAGGGGCCCAGCCCTCGACCACCTTTATCGCTGACAAGCTAAGAAA gcCTGATACTGCGAGTGGTAAAGAGACGGGAGCTGCCAAA CCCAAGATGACGCCACAGGAGCGACTGAAGCTAAAAATGCAGAAGGCGCTCACCAGGCAGT CCAAGGCGGATAAAAGAGCTGCTCAGGTTAAGgtccagcagcaggagaacaaacgtcag gagCGAGAAGGAGAATTAAGAGCCATGGCACGCAAAATACGCATGAA GGAGCGTGAGCGccgtgagaaagagagagatgaatggGAAAGACAGTATGGGAGACAAAGCCACTcgccttctccttctccttccaaATATG GCCGAGAACACAACTCGCACAGAAG GAGGTCACGGTCTCGATCGAGGAGTCCTCCCTACAGATactga
- the LOC128439695 gene encoding delta-like protein 1: protein MVACNCPMGFSGTLCEMVLDLCNPNPCQQGVTCHSSEGRYMCACPEGYYGNECATLKNPCIGQHCPGAMSDTPHGGLSFYMILVGVLALVTVCGCAACAFILSHFHRKRKKQQAVPQEEGINNQREFVNLIRNVDRPVPLLPPAAPPTQPLAPAPVSRCYEEIELTLPPSPAPSHPSPALKPAHTPKLDISNRDREKLNRFHFSDNQELEV, encoded by the exons atgGTCGCTTGCAACTGTCCCATGGGATTCTCAGGGACCCTCTGTGAG ATGGTGTTGGATCTGTGCAATCCCAATCCCTGCCAGCAGGGGGTGACCTGTCACAGCAGCGAAGGCAGGTACATGTGTGCCTGTCCTGAGGGTTACTATGGTAACGAGTGCGCAACCCTCAAAAATCCCTGCATAGGTCAACACTGTCCAG GTGCCATGTCTGACACGCCACACGGAGGCCTCAGCTTCTACATGATCCTGGTGGGCGTCTTAGCGTTAGTGACCGTCTGTGGCTGCGCTGCCTGCGCCTTCATCCTCTCCCACTTCCATCGCAAGCGGAAAAAGCAGCAGGCCGTCCCGCAGGAAGAGGGCATCAACAACCAGAGGGAGTTTGTCAACCTCATCCGAAACGTGGACCGTCCCGTGCCCCTCCTGCCGCCCGCCGCCCCTCCCACGCAACCCCTCGCCCCCGCCCCTGTCTCACGCTGCTACGAGGAGATTGAACTGACCCTGCCGCCCTCCCCGGCCCCCTCGCACCCGTCGCCCGCGCTGAAGCCCGCCCACACTCCCAAACTGGACATTTCCAACCGCGACAGGGAGAAGTTGAACCGCTTCCACTTCTCGGACAACCAGGAACTGGaggtctga